In bacterium, the sequence CGAGGCGATTCAGGGCATGGATCACGAAATACGCGTCCCGCAGCCAGCAGAAACGGTAGTCCCAGTTCCGCTCGGAGCCCGAATGCTCGGGGATCGAAGTCGTCAGCGCGGCGACGATCGCGCCGGTCTCCTCGAAGTGACAGAGCTGGAGCGTGATCGCGGCGCGAATCACCGCCTCCTGCCACTCGAAGGGAATCGAGAGCCCACGGACCCATTCGAGCCAATGTCGGCGCGTTCGCTCCTCGTATTCCGCGACGGTCGAGGCGATCGGATCCTTCCAGGTCTCGTCCGGCCCCAGGATCAGATGGATCGGCTGCCCGAGGGTGAAGGGCGTCTCGTCTTCGATGTAGGCGAGCGGCGCGTCGGTCGTCAGCCGCAGGAAGATCCCCTCCGTGATGTATCGGATGTGGTTCGAGCCGCGGGTCGTCGCGGCCTCGGCCTGGCCATAGTTCCCGCGCGGACGCAGGCGGACGCGGATCCTCGGCTCGCCGGCGAGGGGCGTGATCGTCCGCATGATCATCGTCGGGCGATAGACGCGGCCGTAGTTCGCGAATCGAGGCGCGAAGTCCCGGATCTCGATCGCCGAGCCGCGGGAGTCCCGGAGCGTCGTCTTGACGATCGCCGTATGCCCCTCGTAGGACTGCTCGCTCTCGACGAGATCGAGCAGCTCGACGGCGAATACGCCCTCGTCGTCGATCGTCTCGTCGAGCAGCGCACAGAAGACCGGGTCGGAGTCGAAGCGCGGCAGGCACGCCCAGACGAGTCGGGCTTCGGCGTCGAGCAGGCCGGCCCAGGAGCAGTTTCCGATCACGGCGAGCTCGAGAGACGGTCGATTGGGCATTGGCATCCTCCGGAAGCGCCTATCTTTGCGCAATGGTCGAGCGGACGAAACGGGGAAAGCTGATCGTTGCGAGCAATCGGCTCCCGGTCACGGTGAAGCGCAGTCAGGGGAAGCTCCGCGCGGAGCGTTCGTCCGGTGGGCTCGTGGCGGCGATGGAGCCTGCCATGCAGCGCCAGGGCGGGGTCTGGATCGGTTGGCCCGGAACCCAGCTGAAGGCCGGTGAGACGTTGGAAGTCGAGGGAGCCACCTTCGACATGGATCCGATCCAACTCTCGCCCTCGGAGACGAAGCGCTTCTATCACGGCTTCTCGAACGGCGCGCTCTGGCCGCTCTTCCACTCGCTACCCGAGCGGATGCAGCTCGACCCCCGAAACTGGTCGACCTACGAAACGATCAACCAGCGCTTCGCCGACGCGATCGTCGAGCAGCTCGAAGACGACGACCTCGTCTGGATCCACGACTACCACCTGGCGCTCTGCCCCGAGCTCGTGCGGCGGGCAAGGCCCGATGCGCGAATCGCCTTCTTTCTCCACATTCCCTTCCCGCCCTTCGACCTCTTCCGGATCCTGCCGACCTACCACGCAGTCCTGCGCGGGCTCCTGGCCAGTGACCTCGTGGGATTCCACTGCCCCGGCTACGTCGCCAACTTCGAGGACTGCGTCGAACGCCTGCTCGGCGTACGCGTCGATCGGGCGAACGGCGAGATCGAGCACGGCGATCGGGTCGCCCGGGTCTCGGACTTCCCGCTCGGGATCGACTACGCGCGCTACGAGAAGGCCGCGCGTGAAGGACCGCGGCCCCGGCGCGCGCCCCACGAGAAGATCATCCTCGGCGTGGATCGCCTCGACTACACCAAGGGTATCCCCGAACGCCTGCGCGCCTACGAACGGATGCTCGAGCTCCATTCGGAGATGCGCGGCGAGGTCAGCTTCGTGCAGATCGCGGTGCCGTCCCGGGAGCAGGTCACCGAGTATCAGTCGCTCAAGCGCGAGATCGACGAGCTGGTCGGACGGATCAACGGACGCTTCGGGCGAAGCGACTGGACGCCGATCCGGTACATCCACCGCTCCATCGACGGCGCCAAGCTTTCCGCGCTCTATCGCGACGCGGCGGTCGCCCTCGTGACGCCGCTCCGGGACGGCATGAACCTCGTCGCCAAGGAGTTCGTCGCGAGCCAGACGGATGATCCAGGCGTGCTCCTCCTCTCGCGGATGGCGGGCGCCGCGGAGACGATGCGCGAGGCACTCCGTGTGAACCCCTACAACGTCGAGGGCGTCGCCGAAGCGCTCCACCGAGCGCTCGTCATGCCCTCCGACGAACGCGAGGCGCGCATGCGGGCGCTCCAGCGACGGGAGCGCAAGCACGACCTCGGCGAGTGGCTCGATCTCTTCATCGGCCGGGCGACCGCGCCGCGACACTCGATGCGCCCGGTCGCCAAAGACGACTTCGAGAGCTGGCTCGGCGCGTTCTCGGGGACGCATCCGCTGGCGATCTTCCTCGACTTCGACGGCACTCTCGCGCCGATCGCTCCGCACCCCTCGCTCGTGAAGATCGGAGACGGCATGCGAGAGGCGCTCGCTGATTGCAGCGGCCGCCCCGACACCGATCTCGCGATCGTCTCGGGGCGCGGACTCGCGGACGTCCGCCGGATGGTCGACAACGATCGCTTCGTCTACGCCGGAAACCACGGACTCGAGATCGCCGGCCCGGGGATCGAGACGTACCGCCATCCCGACATCGCGCACTACGAGCGCCGGGCCGTGGAGCTCGTCTCGGATCTCGAACGCATCGAGGCGGACGGGGCCTGGGTCGAAGCGAAGGGGGCTTCGCTGACCTTCCATTTCCGGGAGGTCGAAGCGGAGGAGCACGAGGCCCTCGCGGAGAAGGCGCGCGCGGCGATTCGTGAGGCGGGATTCCAGGCGCGCGATGCCCTGTGCGCGGTCGAGGCGCGCCCACCGATCGGCTGGGACAAAGGCCATGCGGTCCTTCACGTCCTCCGAACGAAGTATGGTCCGGGCTGGTCGGAGTCGGTCCGCGTGATCTACGTGGGCGACGACGAGACCGACGAAGACGCCTTCCGGAGTCTGCACGGGCTCGGCATGACGTTCCGCGTCGGCGCCGCAACCCAGCCGACGCGCGCCCGCCGACGACTGAGCGACGTGCGGGCCGTCGAGACGATGCTCCAATGGATCGCCGGACGTCCGCAGGGAAGCACCTTCGACCGCGCGATCAGCCCGCCTGCACCCGAGCACCCCGGTACATGACCTCGCGACGCATCTCGTAGCGTCGCCGGAGCTCCGGCAGGTCGTCGGCGTGCCCGATCACGACGACCGTATCGCCTTCGGCCAGGAGCGCGGACTCGTCGGGATTGACGTCGACGCTGCCGTCGGCGCGTCGCAAGCCCACGATCAGGAACCCGTGATTGCCGCCGATCTCGATCTCGCGGACGGGTCTCTCGATCAGCGGAGAGCCCTCGACGACACAGAGCTCCTCCATTCGGAGGCCGAGCTGACCGAGGTCCTGGCCGAGGTCGATTCCCGTCTGAGAGGAGGCCTGGAGCAGTGACTCCGCAGAGGGATGGACGATCAGGCTCGCGATCCGGTCGGCACCGATCGCCGTAGGGAGCACGACGTCCGTCGCCCCGCTCCGCGTGAGCTTCGACTCGCTGCTCGGATGCTCGGCCCGCGCGATCACCGGGAGATCCGGGCGCAGTCCGGTCGCCGTCAGCGTGACGAAGACGTTCGCCGAGTCCGTCGGCAGGACCGTCGCGAGGCGGCTCGCCTGCTCGATCCCGGCCGCACGAAGGACGTCCTCTTCGGCCGCGTCCCCGCGCACGACCGCGTAGCCCGCCACCTTCGCTCGCTCGATCCGCTCGACGGATTCGTCGATCACCACCAGCTCCTGCCGGGCTTCGGCGAGGCGCTGCGCGAGGATCGCGCCGACCCGGCCGTACCCACAGACGATCACGTGATCCCGCATCTTCTTGATCTCCAGGCCCTGCCGCCGCTCGCGGAGCGCACGGTTGATTTCCCCTTCTGCGACGAACTGGACGAACCCGCCGACCGCGTAGACCGCCGTCGCATAGCCCGCCACGATGAGCCCGCTCGTGAAGAGCCGAAGCCCCTCGTCGTCGACCGGCCGGACTTCGCCGTAGCCGACTCCGAAGATCGTGATGACCACCATGTAGGTCGCATCGAGCAGCGACCAGCCCGCCGCGACGTACCCCCCGACGCCGACGGCACAGGTCGCCACGAAGAGGGCGAGACCCTGGAGCATGTGCCGCATCGTCGATCGCAAGCCGACTCCGATCTCGCGCCACGCACTCACCGGATCGGGCGCGAACGCGTCAGGGGGTGCGTCGCTAGAGCGGAGGGGCCTTTCGCCAGTCGCGCTCGAGAGCCTGCTCCGAGACCACGGCCGAGCTCGGCGCCGTGACCGGCGCGAGCCAGAACCAATCGTCGACCTCGCCGTCGCGGGTCCGGATCAGGCAGCGACGCGGGCGGAGGCCGAAGCGGCCGAAATGCGCGAGGACGTGGGCCACCAGCCCGCTCGAATCCTTGCCGACGACGTTGGCGTAGACGTGGCCGGGCTCCTCACGGGAGAGCCGGACCGAGATCGAGATGACCGGCGTCGGAAGCGTGGGCACCGCCCTCGGCGACCGGCGAGCCATCTGCAGGAAGTCGTGGCGAAGCGGGCCGCGCGTCGGGGAATCGATCAGGAAGCTCGCGGCCCACACGCCCTGCTTCGTCTTCATCGCCTCGGCCTCGACGACCTGCAGATCCGTCGCGAAGAGATGGAGACAGAAGTTGCCGAGCCAGTCCGATCCGAATCGGCCCCAGAGGTCGAGCCGGTGCTGCGCGCCTTCGAGATCGCACTCGAAGCCGTTCGGCTCGATCGCCGCGCGCGCAGCGACGTCATCCAGCGAACCAGGCATGTCCGCTTCCCCCAGCTTGGCGTTGTCCGTGCCAGGAGAGGGGTGCAATGCGCATGCCGCGTAGAGTCGCGCCAGATTGCGCTCGAATCGGTCTCGATCGACCCGCTTTGCGACGGTGTGTGAGCGCCTGACCGAACCGCCTGCATGGAAGCCGGTCAGCGACGCCTTCGGAGCGCGCACGAACCTGCGCCCCGCCCGCCGAGCGGACAGGCGCCCCAGGCCGCCGAAGAAGGTGCCGAAGGGCCCGGATCAGGATCCTTCGTGATGGTGATGGTCACCTTCCGCGCCGTCACCCCGTGATGGTGGCGTTCGTATTCGGAAGCGTGGCCGTCCGCGCCGTGATGATGCTCGTGCTCTCCTGGCTCCCAGACTTCCCCGGAGTAGCCACACCCCACCCCCACGTCGCCGCGACCGGGGGTTGCCAGCGGAGTTAGACTCACCGAGCGCCCCGTGGGCGGGGAATGACACGGTCCGAGGAGATGAGATGAGCGGAACGATCCGGGACGAGGCCGCGATCGTCGGAATGGGATCGACGGCGCTCTCGAGCAAGGGCGGACTCGAAGAGGACGAGCTCACCCTGGCCTGCCTCGCGATCTCCGCCGCGATCGACGATGCGGGTCTCGAGCCGTCGGACGTGGACGGTCTCGCGCTCTTCGACATGGAATCGAAGCGCGAGGTCGAAGTCGCGCGCAACCTCGGACTCGGCGAGATCACCTTCTTCGCCGAGGTGGGCTACGGCGGCGGTGCGGCCTGCGCGACGGTCGGCCACGCCGCGATGGCGGTGGCGTCCGGCCAGTGCGACGTGGCGGTCGCCTGGCGCGCGCGAAAGCGGGCCGCGAAGAGCACCCGCGTCTGGAGCCAGGCGCCCAAGCGGCTCGATGATTCGGATCAATGGACGCGGCCCGCCGGGCTGCTCCGACCGGTCGACGAGATCGCGATGCTGACGCGGCGCTACATGCACGAGTACGGCGTGACCCGCGAGCAGCTCGCGAACGTGGCGCTCACGCTGCGACGCCACGCGAACCGCAACCCGAGAGCCGCGATGTACGAGAAGACCCTGGACCTCGACCAGTACCTCTCCGCGCGATGGATCTCCGAGCCGCTCTGTCTCTTCGACAATTGCCTCGAGTCCGACGGCGCCCTCGCGGTCGTGATCACCTCCGCGGAGCGGGCGCGGGACCTGC encodes:
- a CDS encoding bifunctional alpha,alpha-trehalose-phosphate synthase (UDP-forming)/trehalose-phosphatase encodes the protein MVERTKRGKLIVASNRLPVTVKRSQGKLRAERSSGGLVAAMEPAMQRQGGVWIGWPGTQLKAGETLEVEGATFDMDPIQLSPSETKRFYHGFSNGALWPLFHSLPERMQLDPRNWSTYETINQRFADAIVEQLEDDDLVWIHDYHLALCPELVRRARPDARIAFFLHIPFPPFDLFRILPTYHAVLRGLLASDLVGFHCPGYVANFEDCVERLLGVRVDRANGEIEHGDRVARVSDFPLGIDYARYEKAAREGPRPRRAPHEKIILGVDRLDYTKGIPERLRAYERMLELHSEMRGEVSFVQIAVPSREQVTEYQSLKREIDELVGRINGRFGRSDWTPIRYIHRSIDGAKLSALYRDAAVALVTPLRDGMNLVAKEFVASQTDDPGVLLLSRMAGAAETMREALRVNPYNVEGVAEALHRALVMPSDEREARMRALQRRERKHDLGEWLDLFIGRATAPRHSMRPVAKDDFESWLGAFSGTHPLAIFLDFDGTLAPIAPHPSLVKIGDGMREALADCSGRPDTDLAIVSGRGLADVRRMVDNDRFVYAGNHGLEIAGPGIETYRHPDIAHYERRAVELVSDLERIEADGAWVEAKGASLTFHFREVEAEEHEALAEKARAAIREAGFQARDALCAVEARPPIGWDKGHAVLHVLRTKYGPGWSESVRVIYVGDDETDEDAFRSLHGLGMTFRVGAATQPTRARRRLSDVRAVETMLQWIAGRPQGSTFDRAISPPAPEHPGT
- a CDS encoding potassium channel protein, yielding MRSTMRHMLQGLALFVATCAVGVGGYVAAGWSLLDATYMVVITIFGVGYGEVRPVDDEGLRLFTSGLIVAGYATAVYAVGGFVQFVAEGEINRALRERRQGLEIKKMRDHVIVCGYGRVGAILAQRLAEARQELVVIDESVERIERAKVAGYAVVRGDAAEEDVLRAAGIEQASRLATVLPTDSANVFVTLTATGLRPDLPVIARAEHPSSESKLTRSGATDVVLPTAIGADRIASLIVHPSAESLLQASSQTGIDLGQDLGQLGLRMEELCVVEGSPLIERPVREIEIGGNHGFLIVGLRRADGSVDVNPDESALLAEGDTVVVIGHADDLPELRRRYEMRREVMYRGARVQAG
- a CDS encoding lipid-transfer protein, with the protein product MSGTIRDEAAIVGMGSTALSSKGGLEEDELTLACLAISAAIDDAGLEPSDVDGLALFDMESKREVEVARNLGLGEITFFAEVGYGGGAACATVGHAAMAVASGQCDVAVAWRARKRAAKSTRVWSQAPKRLDDSDQWTRPAGLLRPVDEIAMLTRRYMHEYGVTREQLANVALTLRRHANRNPRAAMYEKTLDLDQYLSARWISEPLCLFDNCLESDGALAVVITSAERARDLPHEPIYVHAYSQGLPEQHQIMSNFFCEDPLRGPSHAAARRLWANSDLKPHDVSCAQIYDAFSPLIPLSLEGYGFCERGEGAAFTEDGGLDWDGGRLPVNTSGGSLSEAYVHGFNHVIEAVRQLRGESTAQVEDASSCLVTSGECVPTSALLLRN